From a single Oncorhynchus tshawytscha isolate Ot180627B linkage group LG33, Otsh_v2.0, whole genome shotgun sequence genomic region:
- the mepcea gene encoding 7SK snRNA methylphosphate capping enzyme, with translation MIEMSVDKETVPTRSMKVDPVPPQKLSECTGSCNNAPKVPEVTLANPDSTDGVATCPMPDSGAQTKHSSTADPHDQTKRVEQEAMLTEQHVKPKNGFQQPKQQPQQQKLSKRRSTTIAGFKHPAGKRRRRANSESDSVLPTNFLLGGNIFDPLNLNSLQDEEVNRALNAETPKSSPLPAKNRDPVEILIPRDITDPLNLNSRMGSRSLLVSPFKSGGRRRHRNRHHGGGGGGSTVSVLDLSDSERSGEVTNTTSSLSNLASASAASTCVLEAPSVPAVLDPQDANGNEINPSNCRHEAMLTVSAPQAQPRAQEDSSAATAGGPNHLSSRQRKRRRNSGKTEPPMVQSTLMARSGTEERGRGAGPGRNAQSSFHTPVVGPRGSSQVPGGRQPHLHNQHKQQHQGNKKKFQYGNYNKYYGYRNPGCAEDPRFRCLRPEWFHGKAVLDLGCNTGHLTLCIAKKLRPARILGLDIDGGLVHAARQNIRHYLSELQAQEARRAAGDEKEKTNGPGEERKEKANRREDESHSGGLTHKQNERQPSRAVNGNAEKQVPAEAAGGVVLSRHAERRAQERGAEEMEEDSGAPAVELGTSSFPVSLWISRGPIAAPPLPDTPTMPPGNFPSNVSFVKGNYVLESDALLLTQRPEYDVILCFSVTKWVHLNWGDGGLKRLFHRVFRHLRPGGLFVLEPQPWITYGKRKKLTDSIFKNYHSIRLKPEQFSTYLTSEVGFSSYELIGTPNSSSRGFQRPIYLFHKGT, from the exons ATGATAGAGATGTCTGTTGATAAAGAGACTGTTCCAACCAGAAGTATGAAAGTGGACCCAGTGCCACCCCAGAAACTCTCAGAATGCACTGGAAGCTGCAACAATGCCCCCAAAGTGCCAGAGGTCACCCTGGCCAACCCAGACAGCACTGATGGTGTTGCTACCTGCCCCATGCCAGACAGTGGTGCCCAAACCAAGCACAGCAGCACGGCTGACCCCCACGATCAGACAAAGCGTGTTGAGCAGGAGGCCATGTTGACTGAGCAGCATGTTAAACCTAAAAATGGCTTTCAGCAACCCAAACAACAACCGCAGCAGCAGAAACTCTCAAAGCGTCGCAGCACAACGATTGCCGGGTTCAAGCATCCAGCAGGTAAGAGACGACGACGGGCCAACTCAGAGAGCGACTCGGTTCTGCCCACCAACTTCCTGCTGGGAGGAAACATATTTGACCCGCTGAACCTCAACAGCCTGCAGGACGAGGAGGTGAACAGGGCCCTGAACGCTGAGACGCCCAAGTCCTCCCCCCTTCCTGCCAAGAACCGCGACCCTGTGGAGATCCTCATTCCCAGGGATATCACTGACCCTCTCAACCTCAACAGCAGGATGGGAAGTAGGAGCCTCCTGGTGTCGCCCTTCAAGAGTGGTGGCAGGAGGAGACACCGTAACAGACaccatggaggaggtggtgggggtTCCACAGTCTCCGTGTTGGACCTGTCAGATTCAGAGAGGAGTGGTGAAGTCACCAACACCACTTCTTCTCTGTCTAACCTGGCATCTGCTAGTGCTGCGTCTACCTGTGTTCTAGAAGCACCCAGTGTCCCAGCCGTCCTGGACCCCCAGGATGCTAATGGTAATGAGATCAACCCATCCAACTGCAGGCATGAAGCCATGCTCACTGTATCTGCCCCCCAGGCCCAGCCTCGAGCCCAGGAAGATTCCTCAGCAGCCACCGCCGGAGGCCCAAACCATCTCTCTAGCCGGCAACGCAAACGCAGACGCAACTCTGGTAAAACAGAGCCTCCGATGGTCCAATCTACTCTTATGGCCCGGtcggggacggaggagaggggcCGTGGAGCTGGGCCTGGGAGAAATGCGCAGTCCTCCTTCCACACCCCAGTGGTAGGTCCCAGGGGGTCCTCCCAGGTACCAGGGGGTCGGCAACCGCATCTTCACAACCAGCACAAACAACAGCACCAAGGCAACAAGAAGAAGTTCCAGTATGGGAACTACAACAAGTACTACGGCTACCGCAACCCAGGCTGTGCCGAGGACCCACGGTTCCGTTGTCTACGTCCGGAGTGGTTCCATGGTAAAGCAGTACTGGATCTGGGCTGTAACACGGGCCACCTGACTCTGTGTATTGCTAAGAAGTTGCGGCCCGCCCGCATATTGGGTTTGGACATTGATGGGGGTCTGGTGCACGCGGCCCGCCAGAACATCAGACACTACCTGTCAGAGCTGCAGGCCCAGGAGGCCCGGCGAGCCGCAggggatgagaaggagaagaCCAATGGaccaggagaggaaaggaaggagaaggCCAACAGACGGGAAGACGAGTCACACTCAGGAGGACTAAcgcacaaacagaatgaaagaCAGCCCAGCAGGGCTGTAAATGGAAATGCTGAAAAGCAGGTCCCTGCAGAGGCAGCGGGTGGTGTGGTGTTGTCACGTCACGCAGAGAGAAGAGCTCAGGAGAGGGGGgctgaggagatggaggaggactcTGGCGCACCTGCTGTTGAACTGGGAACCAGCTCCTTCCCTGTCTCCTTATGGATCTCCAGGGGACCCATAGCAGCACCCCCACTCCCCGACACACCCACCATGCCTCCTGGTAACTTCCCCTCGAATGTCTCCTTTGTCAAG GGGAATTATGTCCTGGAGAGTGATGCTCTGCTGCTGACCCAGCGGCCAGAGTACGACGTCATCCTATGCTTCAGTGTTACCAAGTGGGTCCACCTGAACTGGGGAGACGGTGGCCTGAAGCGCCTCTTTCACAGAGTGTTCAGACACCTGCGTCCTGGAGGCCTGTTCGTCCTGGAGCCACAGCCCTGGATCACCTACGGCAAGAGGAAGAAACTCACG GATAGCATCTTTAAGAATTACCACAGCATCCGCCTCAAACCAGAGCAGTTCTCCACATACCTGACATCTGAAGTGGGATTCTCCAGCTATGAGTTGATCGGGACGCCTAACAGTTCTTCAAGAG GTTTTCAGAGGCCAATCTACTTGTTTCATAAAGGAACATAA
- the her1 gene encoding hairy-related 1, translating into MKESSAPVTSAVSSQWTGPINEKTPPLPNPVYSAGFTECISRLCNYIDSVDLSQRESFVQGLRDHLDTHSACPLGKVQSPTFPLDFQPWGPVAEGPCFLGRVKNRKESTVMGHQRASREATFPYINTSLPIYPNTFVLHHPHPTQHLSHPYPSPPYSLSPPPSPCYSNSSPPFTTTPPYLSMPCHFPFPPSPSRRPSDSLSPPSHSTSRPMVPLIPAHPPLVSSPPTPLSLSGPVPVGPTRTLRRSLFQIQPQVVWRPWS; encoded by the coding sequence ATGAAAGAGTCCTCTGCTCCAGTGACTAGTGCTGTGAGTTCCCAATGGACAGGCCCCATAAACGAGAAAACACCGcccctacccaaccctgtctATAGTGCAGGTTTCACAGAGTGCATCTCCCGTCTGTGCAACTACATCGACAGCGTGGACCTATCCCAGAGAGAGAGCTTTGTCCAGGGACTTAGGGACCACCTGGATACCCACAGTGCCTGCCCTCTGGGGAAGGTGCAGAGCCCGACCTTCCCCCTGGACTTCCAGCCCTGGGGCCCTGTAGCAGAAGGACCATGCTTCCTGGGCAGAGTGAAAAACAGGAAGGAGAGCACAGTGATGGGGCATCAACGAGCCAGCAGGGAGGCCACTTTCCCTTATATTAACACCTCTCTTCCCATCTATCCCAACACCTTTGTGCTCCACCACCCCCACCCTACCCAACACCTCTCACACCCATACCCATCTCCCCCTTACTCCCTCTCACCCCCACCCTCCCCCTGTTACTCAAACTCCTCACCACCTTTCACCACTACCCCTCCATACCTCTCCATGCCGTGCCActtccccttccctccttccccctctcgtcGTCCATCAGATTCCTTGTCACCCCCCTCTCACTCTACATCTCGGCCCATGGTGCCTCTGATACCAGCCCATCCTCCCCTGGTGTCCAGTCCCCCCACCCCTCTAAGTCTCTCTGGCCCTGTACCTGTAGGCCCAACAAGGACTCTGAGGCGGTCACTATTTCAGATCCAGCCCCAGGTAGTATGGAGGCCCTGGTCCTGA
- the LOC121841688 gene encoding transcription factor HES-7.1-like, with protein MKPLGRTENRKTDRKLLKLQVERLRRERMNHSLESLRTLLMQGPLHHGVTQRRVEKAEILEHTVLFLQNTGDGDRKKGEAGEKQHPFQDGFSGCLQRAAHFLGQEEEGLQLQAALNSTFSTHLNSHACMNTEVPAKAHSSNSLPSTTCHQSSHLMKIQESHYRQQLCEDYRRHLSHAHRAPLRHGDPKPPQLPHRHADKEAQSQNLPGSQSVWRPWP; from the exons ATGAAACCACTTGGGAGAACAGAGAACAGGAAAACTGACAGAAAG CTCCTCAAGCTACAGGTGGAGAGACTtcggagagagagaatgaaccaCAGTCTGGAGAGCCTGAGAACCCTGCTGATGCAGGGACCACTACATCAT GGTGTGACTCAGCGTAGAGTGGAGAAAGCTGAGATCCTGGAacacactgttctctttctccaGAACACTGGAGATGGGGACAGGAAGAAAGGAGAAGCTGGAGAAAAGCAACATCCCTTCCAGGATGGCTTCTCAGGCTGCCTGCAGAGAGCTGCACACTTCCTGGGGCAGGAAGAGGAGGGCCTACAGCTGCAGGCAGCACTGAACTCTACTTTCTCTACCCATCTGAACAGCCATGCCTGTATGAACACCGAAGTCCCGGCTAAAGCCCACTCTTCCAACTCTCTGCCCAGCACAACGTGCCACCAGTCCTCACACCTGATGAAGATACAGGAGTCCCACTACAGACAACAGCTTTGTGAAGACTACAGGAGACATCTGTCTCATGCTCACAGAGCTCCACTCCGACATGGAGATCCCAAACCTCCCCAGCTGCCCCACAGACACGCTGACAAAGAAGCCCAATCCCAGAACCTCCCAGGCAGCCAGTCTGTGTGGAGGCCTTGGCCTTGA
- the LOC112230611 gene encoding transcription factor HES-7.1-like, which produces MPYCDSSSETQHREILLFFLIIYIWTFSELWKYTFLRKTAACSLRKMKPLEEKENRKIDRKLLKPQVERRRRERMNHSLESLRTLLLQGPLHHGVTQRRVEKAEILEHTVLFLQNTGDVDRKKGKDGEKQHPFQDGFSGCLQRAAHFLGQEGEGLQLEAALNSTFSARLNSHACMNTEVPAKAHSSISLPSTTCHQSSHLMKIQESHYRQQLFEVYRRHLSHAHRAPLQHGDPKPPQLPHRHADKEAQSQNLPGRQSVWRPWP; this is translated from the exons ATGCCATATTGTGATTCTTCTTCAGAGACACAGCACAGAGAAATACTACTGTTCTTCTTGATTATTTACATCTGGACATTCTCTGAACTCTGGAAATACACTTTTTTAAGGAAAACAGCAGCTTGTTCATTAAGAAAGATGAAACCACTTGAAGAAAAAGAGAACAGGAAAATTGATAGAAAG CTCCTCAAGCCTCAGGTGGAGAGACgtcggagagagagaatgaaccaCAGTCTGGAGAGCCTGAGAACCCTGCTGCTGCAGGGACCACTACATCAT GGTGTGACTCAGCGTAGAGTGGAGAAAGCTGAGATCCTGGAacacactgttctctttctccaGAACACTGGAGATGTGGACAGGAAGAAAGGCAAAGATGGAGAAAAGCAACATCCCTTCCAGGATGGCTTCTCAGGCTGCCTGCAGAGAGCTGCACACTTCCTGGGGCAGGAAGGGGAGGGCCTGCAGCTGGAGGCAGCACTGAACTCTACTTTCTCTGCTCGGCTGAACAGCCATGCCTGTATGAACACTGAAGTCCCGGCTAAAGCCcactcttccatctctctgcccaGCACAACGTGCCACCAGTCCTCACACCTGATGAAGATACAGGAGTCCCACTACAGACAACAGCTTTTTGAAGTCTACAGGAGACATCTGTCTCATGCTCACAGAGCTCCACTCCAACATGGAGATCCCAAACCTCCCCAGCTGCCCCACAGACACGCTGACAAAGAAGCCCAATCCCAGAACCTCCCAGGCAGACAGTCTGTGTGGAGGCCTTGGCCTTGA
- the LOC121841634 gene encoding transcription factor HES-7.1-like — MKPLGEKENRNICRMLLKPQVERRRRERMNHSLESLRTLLLQGPLHQGVTQRRVEKAEILEHTVLFLQNTGDGDRKKGEDGENQHSFQDGFSGCLQRAAHFLGQEGEGLQLEAALNSTFSARLNSHACMNTEVPAKAHSSISLPSTTCHQSSHLMKIQESHYRQQLCEVYRRHLSYAHRAPLRHGDPKPPQLPHRHADKEAQSQNLPGSQSVWRPWP; from the exons ATGAAACCACTTGGGGAAAAAGAGAACAGGAACATTTGCAGAATG CTCCTCAAGCCTCAGGTGGAGAGACgtcggagagagagaatgaatcacAGTCTGGAGAGCCTGAGAACCCTACTGCTGCAGGGACCACTACATCAG GGTGTGACTCAGCGTAGAGTGGAGAAAGCTGAGATCCTGGAacacactgttctctttctccaGAACACTGGAGATGGGGACAGGAAGAAAGGTGAAGATGGAGAAAATCAACATTCCTTCCAGGATGGCTTCTCAGGCTGCCTGCAGAGAGCTGCACACTTCCTGGGGCAGGAAGGGGAGGGCCTGCAGCTAGAGGCAGCACTGAACTCTACTTTCTCTGCTCGGCTGAACAGCCATGCCTGTATGAACACCGAAGTTCCGGCTAAAGCCcactcttccatctctctgcccaGCACAACGTGCCACCAGTCCTCACACCTGATGAAGATACAGGAGTCCCACTACAGACAACAGCTTTGTGAAGTCTACAGGAGACATCTGTCTTATGCTCACAGAGCTCCACTCCGACATGGAGATCCCAAACCTCCCCAGCTGCCCCACAGACACGCTGACAAAGAAGCCCAATCCCAGAACCTCCCAGGCAGCCAGTCTGTGTGGAGGCCTTGGCCCTGA